A portion of the Meriones unguiculatus strain TT.TT164.6M chromosome 11, Bangor_MerUng_6.1, whole genome shotgun sequence genome contains these proteins:
- the Tfap4 gene encoding transcription factor AP-4 isoform X2 produces the protein MQSINAGFQSLKTLIPHTDGEKLSKAAILQQTAEYIFSLEQEKTRLLQQNTQLKRFIQELSGSSPKRRRAEDKDEGIGSPDIWEDEKAEDLRREMIELRQQLDKERSVRMMLEEQVRSLEAHMYPEKLKVIAQQVQLQQQQEQVRLLHQEKLEREQQHLRTQLLPPPAPTHHPTVIVPAPAPPSSHHINVVTMGPSSVINSVSTSRQNLDTIVQAIQHIEGTQDKQELEEEQRRAVIVKSVRGCPEAHTSDTASDSEASDSDAMDQSREEPLGDGELP, from the exons ATGCAGAGCATCAACGCTGGCTTCCAGTCCCTCAAGACCCTCATTCCCCACACAGATGGAGAGAAGCTCAGCAAg GCAGCCATCCTCCAGCAGACGGCGGAGTACATCTTCTCTCTTGAGCAGGAGAAGACTAGACTGCTGCAGCAGAATACGCAGCTTAAGCGCTTCATCCAG GAGCTGAGTGGCTCATCCCCTAAGCGGCGGCGGGCAGAAGACAAGGACGAGGGAATTGGCTCACCTGACATCTGGGAAGACGAGAAGGCTGAGGACCTTAGGAGAGAGATGATTGAGCTGCGCCAGCAGCTGGACAAGGAGCGCTCGGTGCGGATGATGCTGGAGGAGCAG GTGCGCTCCCTAGAGGCCCACATGTACCCGGAAAAACTCAAGGTGATTGCACAGCAggtgcagctgcagcagcagcaggagcaggtgcGGCTGCTGCACCAGGAGAAGCTGGAGCGGGAGCAGCAGCACCTTCGGACCCAG ctcctgcctcctccagcccCCACCCACCACCCCACAGTGATTGTGCCTGCTCCAGCCCCGCCTTCCTCCCACCACATCAATGTTGTCACCATGGGTCCCTCCTCAGTCATCAATTCTGTCTCTACGTCCCGGCAAAATCTGGACACCATCGTGCAG GCCATCCAGCACATTGAGGGCACCCAGGACAaacaggagctggaggaggaacAGAGGCGAGCGGTTATCGTGAAGTCCGTCCGCGGCTGTCCAGAGGCGCACACCTCGGATACTGCCTCCGACTCGGAGGCCTCGGACAGCGACGCCATGGACCAGAGCCGGGAGGAGCCTTTGGGGGACGGGGAGCTTCCCTGA
- the Tfap4 gene encoding transcription factor AP-4 isoform X1, translating into MEYFMVPTQKVPSLQHFRKTEKEVIGGLCSLANIPLTPETQRDQERRIRREIANSNERRRMQSINAGFQSLKTLIPHTDGEKLSKAAILQQTAEYIFSLEQEKTRLLQQNTQLKRFIQELSGSSPKRRRAEDKDEGIGSPDIWEDEKAEDLRREMIELRQQLDKERSVRMMLEEQVRSLEAHMYPEKLKVIAQQVQLQQQQEQVRLLHQEKLEREQQHLRTQLLPPPAPTHHPTVIVPAPAPPSSHHINVVTMGPSSVINSVSTSRQNLDTIVQAIQHIEGTQDKQELEEEQRRAVIVKSVRGCPEAHTSDTASDSEASDSDAMDQSREEPLGDGELP; encoded by the exons CCTTGCCAACATCCCGCTGACCCCGGAGACGCAGCGGGACCAGGAGAGGCGGATTCGGCGGGAGATTGCCAACAGCAACGAGCGCAGGCGCATGCAGAGCATCAACGCTGGCTTCCAGTCCCTCAAGACCCTCATTCCCCACACAGATGGAGAGAAGCTCAGCAAg GCAGCCATCCTCCAGCAGACGGCGGAGTACATCTTCTCTCTTGAGCAGGAGAAGACTAGACTGCTGCAGCAGAATACGCAGCTTAAGCGCTTCATCCAG GAGCTGAGTGGCTCATCCCCTAAGCGGCGGCGGGCAGAAGACAAGGACGAGGGAATTGGCTCACCTGACATCTGGGAAGACGAGAAGGCTGAGGACCTTAGGAGAGAGATGATTGAGCTGCGCCAGCAGCTGGACAAGGAGCGCTCGGTGCGGATGATGCTGGAGGAGCAG GTGCGCTCCCTAGAGGCCCACATGTACCCGGAAAAACTCAAGGTGATTGCACAGCAggtgcagctgcagcagcagcaggagcaggtgcGGCTGCTGCACCAGGAGAAGCTGGAGCGGGAGCAGCAGCACCTTCGGACCCAG ctcctgcctcctccagcccCCACCCACCACCCCACAGTGATTGTGCCTGCTCCAGCCCCGCCTTCCTCCCACCACATCAATGTTGTCACCATGGGTCCCTCCTCAGTCATCAATTCTGTCTCTACGTCCCGGCAAAATCTGGACACCATCGTGCAG GCCATCCAGCACATTGAGGGCACCCAGGACAaacaggagctggaggaggaacAGAGGCGAGCGGTTATCGTGAAGTCCGTCCGCGGCTGTCCAGAGGCGCACACCTCGGATACTGCCTCCGACTCGGAGGCCTCGGACAGCGACGCCATGGACCAGAGCCGGGAGGAGCCTTTGGGGGACGGGGAGCTTCCCTGA